The Buchnera aphidicola (Hyalopterus amygdali) genome has a segment encoding these proteins:
- the rimM gene encoding ribosome maturation factor RimM (Essential for efficient processing of 16S rRNA), which translates to MININSKKPNNPIMIGKIGRAYGILGWIKVFSFTEKKEKIFFYFPWFILKKEKWETIQFDKWKKYKNNFIIHIKNISDRSIVSTFTNSEIFIEKKILPILKKNEYYWDDIIGCDVFNIKKKYLGKVINLIRSQNSDILIIKNYLQKNISEKIMIPFIHKKIVCNINIKDKIIVIIWN; encoded by the coding sequence ATTATAAATATTAATTCAAAAAAACCAAATAATCCTATTATGATAGGAAAAATAGGACGAGCCTATGGAATATTAGGTTGGATAAAAGTTTTTTCTTTTACTGAAAAAAAAGAAAAAATATTTTTTTATTTTCCATGGTTTATTCTAAAAAAAGAAAAATGGGAAACAATTCAATTTGATAAATGGAAAAAATATAAAAATAATTTTATTATACATATAAAAAATATTTCTGATAGATCAATAGTTAGCACGTTCACTAACTCAGAAATTTTTATAGAAAAAAAAATATTACCAATATTAAAAAAAAACGAATATTACTGGGATGACATTATTGGATGTGATGTATTTAATATAAAAAAAAAATATTTAGGAAAAGTAATCAATTTAATAAGAAGTCAAAATAGTGATATTTTAATCATAAAAAATTATTTACAAAAAAATATTTCAGAAAAAATAATGATCCCATTTATACATAAAAAAATTGTTTGTAATATTAATATTAAAGATAAAATTATAGTAATTATATGGAATTAA
- the trmD gene encoding tRNA (guanosine(37)-N1)-methyltransferase TrmD, with the protein MKKKTKNNQQCNINLIWFYIITIFPKMFDAIIHYGVTGRAIQKKIINIQFFNPRDFSDNKYKSVDDRPYGGGPGMLMSVKPLYLSIKKAKSLLQDAMVVYLSPQGKKLHQKKILEIIKKKKIIFICGRYEGIDQRIIDYQVDEEWSIGDYVLTGGELAAMVIIDSISRLIPGVINKKSVEEDSFSHNLLDYPHYTRPKIIKNMHVPKILFSGDHEKIRIWRLKQALGKTWEKRPDLIKNANLKKEEKILLNAFKKNKKEK; encoded by the coding sequence ATTAAAAAAAAAACTAAAAATAATCAACAATGCAATATTAATTTAATATGGTTTTATATTATTACAATATTTCCAAAAATGTTCGATGCAATAATACATTATGGAGTTACTGGGAGGGCAATTCAAAAAAAAATTATAAATATTCAATTTTTTAATCCAAGAGATTTTTCTGATAATAAATATAAATCCGTAGATGATCGTCCTTATGGAGGAGGACCAGGCATGTTAATGAGTGTTAAACCACTTTATTTATCTATTAAAAAAGCAAAATCTTTATTACAGGATGCAATGGTAGTTTATTTGTCACCTCAAGGAAAAAAATTACATCAAAAAAAAATTTTAGAAATTATTAAAAAGAAAAAAATTATCTTTATATGTGGTCGATATGAAGGAATAGATCAAAGAATTATTGATTATCAAGTAGATGAAGAATGGTCTATAGGAGATTATGTGCTCACAGGAGGAGAGCTTGCGGCTATGGTAATAATTGATTCTATTTCTAGACTAATACCAGGTGTTATTAATAAAAAATCAGTAGAAGAAGATTCTTTTTCTCATAATTTACTTGATTATCCTCATTATACTAGACCTAAAATAATTAAAAATATGCATGTTCCAAAAATATTATTTTCAGGTGATCACGAAAAAATTAGAATATGGCGTTTAAAACAGGCGCTAGGAAAAACATGGGAAAAAAGACCTGATCTAATAAAAAATGCTAATTTAAAAAAAGAAGAAAAAATACTTTTAAACGCATTTAAAAAAAATAAAAAAGAAAAATAA
- the rplS gene encoding 50S ribosomal protein L19, translated as MNKIIQEIEKKQLKKDIPNFRPGDTVEVKVWVIESSKKRLQSFEGIVISIKNRSLNSSFTVRKISNGEGIERVFQTHSHSIDSIIIKREGKVRKAKLYYLRTRTGKSARIKERKK; from the coding sequence ATGAATAAAATTATTCAAGAAATTGAGAAAAAACAATTAAAAAAAGATATACCTAATTTCAGACCTGGAGATACAGTTGAAGTAAAAGTATGGGTTATAGAAAGTTCAAAAAAACGTTTACAATCTTTTGAAGGAATAGTTATTTCAATAAAAAATCGATCCTTAAATTCATCCTTTACTGTACGTAAAATTTCCAATGGAGAAGGTATTGAGCGTGTATTTCAAACTCACTCTCATAGTATTGATAGTATAATAATTAAAAGAGAAGGTAAAGTTAGAAAAGCAAAATTATATTATTTAAGAACACGTACTGGGAAATCTGCTCGAATTAAAGAACGAAAAAAATAA
- the tldD gene encoding metalloprotease TldD translates to MTLELVTESLLTANKIHHQDIFSCLEEICTHSLDYGDFYFQSRMIESWSIENRIIKEGNYHLDQGIGVRVVSGETTGFSYSDQISIDAVRKSAHIAKSIFDKKEKLKIQPLLNQKKESFYRPFNPLTEFTSSEKINLLYRVDHIAHKIDDRVVQVNASLSGSYEQILIASTDGNLATDIRPLVEFSISVVVEDRGKIEKGRSGGGSRSNYSFFLKQDDILGEARVDYWTKEAVRIALLNLSSKEAPSGTFPVVLGSGWPGVLLHEAVGHGLEGDFNRKGTSIFTNMIEKKVASELCTVIDDGTIKNQRGSLNVDDEGVPGQRNILIENGILKKYMQDKLNARLMGMKSTGNGRRESYSHLPMPRMTNTYMTSGQFKLEDIIKSIDYGVYAINFSGGQVDITSGQFVFSTSEAYLVKKGKIISPIKNTTLIGSGLEVMQKISMVGDDLKMDQGMGMCGKEGQSIPVGIGQPSIKIEQLTVGGTI, encoded by the coding sequence ATGACATTGGAATTAGTTACTGAGTCTTTATTGACTGCGAATAAAATACATCATCAAGATATTTTTTCTTGTTTAGAAGAAATATGTACTCATAGCTTAGATTATGGAGATTTTTATTTTCAATCTCGCATGATCGAATCTTGGTCGATTGAAAATAGAATTATTAAAGAAGGTAACTATCATTTAGATCAAGGAATTGGTGTAAGAGTTGTTTCTGGTGAAACAACTGGATTTTCATATTCTGATCAAATTTCTATAGATGCAGTAAGAAAAAGTGCTCATATAGCAAAAAGTATTTTTGATAAGAAAGAAAAATTAAAAATACAACCTTTGTTAAATCAAAAAAAGGAGTCTTTTTACCGACCATTTAATCCGTTAACAGAATTCACATCTAGTGAAAAAATTAATTTACTTTACAGAGTAGATCATATAGCACATAAGATTGATGATCGAGTTGTACAAGTAAATGCAAGTTTAAGTGGTTCATATGAGCAAATTTTAATTGCCTCTACTGATGGAAATTTAGCTACAGACATAAGGCCATTAGTTGAATTTTCTATAAGCGTTGTAGTTGAAGACCGAGGAAAAATAGAAAAAGGTAGAAGTGGAGGTGGTAGCCGTAGTAACTATAGTTTTTTTTTAAAGCAAGATGATATTCTTGGAGAAGCAAGAGTTGATTATTGGACGAAAGAAGCAGTTCGTATAGCTCTTTTAAATCTTTCTTCAAAAGAAGCACCTTCTGGCACCTTTCCAGTTGTCTTAGGATCTGGTTGGCCTGGTGTTTTGTTGCATGAAGCAGTAGGACATGGTTTAGAAGGTGATTTTAATAGAAAAGGAACCTCAATTTTTACTAATATGATTGAAAAAAAAGTTGCTTCGGAATTATGTACTGTAATTGATGACGGAACTATAAAAAATCAACGTGGTTCATTGAATGTCGATGATGAAGGTGTCCCAGGTCAACGTAATATACTCATTGAAAATGGAATATTAAAAAAATATATGCAAGATAAACTTAATGCGCGTTTAATGGGTATGAAATCTACTGGTAATGGACGTCGTGAATCTTATTCACATTTACCTATGCCGCGCATGACTAATACTTATATGACATCAGGTCAATTTAAGTTAGAAGACATTATAAAAAGTATTGATTATGGAGTATATGCTATTAATTTCTCTGGAGGTCAAGTTGATATCACTTCTGGACAATTTGTATTTTCAACTTCAGAAGCTTATTTAGTAAAAAAAGGGAAAATTATTTCACCAATTAAAAATACGACTCTTATTGGTTCCGGTTTAGAAGTAATGCAAAAAATATCAATGGTTGGTGATGATTTAAAGATGGATCAAGGTATGGGTATGTGCGGAAAAGAAGGTCAAAGTATTCCTGTAGGAATAGGGCAACCATCTATAAAAATAGAGCAATTAACAGTAGGTGGAACTATTTAG
- the aroQ gene encoding type II 3-dehydroquinate dehydratase, with amino-acid sequence MHKKINVLLINGPNLNLLGSREKEIYGDETLYDLLDNLKKRSEKLNISLSHVQSNAEHVLIEKIHSSKKNNIDYIIINPAAFTHTSIAIRDALIGINIPFIEIHISNIYAREDFRSHSWLSDISQGVITGLGFDGYYWALETISKRCCIQKK; translated from the coding sequence ATGCACAAAAAAATTAATGTGCTACTAATTAACGGACCTAATTTAAATCTTTTAGGAAGTAGAGAAAAAGAAATTTATGGAGACGAAACCTTATATGATTTATTAGATAATTTAAAAAAAAGATCAGAAAAATTAAATATATCATTAAGCCACGTTCAATCAAATGCAGAACATGTATTAATTGAAAAAATTCACTCTTCAAAAAAAAACAATATCGATTATATTATCATCAATCCTGCAGCATTTACACATACAAGCATAGCAATTAGAGATGCATTGATTGGTATTAATATTCCATTTATTGAAATTCATATTTCTAATATTTATGCAAGAGAAGATTTTCGTTCACATTCATGGTTATCTGATATTTCTCAAGGTGTTATTACAGGATTAGGTTTTGATGGATATTACTGGGCTTTAGAAACAATATCAAAAAGATGTTGCATACAAAAAAAATAA
- the fis gene encoding DNA-binding transcriptional regulator Fis has translation MSDKLIGPEFLFIFEKDKKDKIIKKSLRALIKKSLEHYFSSLDDIQYVNNVYQLMLSELEQPLLDVIMQHTRGNQTRAASIMGINRSTLRKKLKRYGMN, from the coding sequence ATGTCAGATAAGTTAATAGGTCCAGAATTTTTATTTATTTTTGAAAAAGATAAAAAAGATAAAATTATCAAAAAATCATTACGTGCATTAATAAAAAAATCTTTAGAACATTATTTTTCAAGTTTAGATGATATTCAATATGTAAATAATGTATATCAATTAATGTTGTCTGAATTAGAACAACCCTTGCTAGATGTAATAATGCAACATACGCGTGGAAACCAAACGCGAGCTGCTTCGATTATGGGTATTAACCGAAGTACTTTACGGAAAAAACTAAAAAGGTATGGTATGAATTAA
- the rluD gene encoding 23S rRNA pseudouridine(1911/1915/1917) synthase RluD, whose amino-acid sequence MNKKELNADVPYIGLFGKRLDQILPKLFIQYSRSCFKKWILMKNVYVNGKVENQPDKRMLGGEKITIYPLFEKNLIHLPQNIFLNIVYEDDNILIINKPAGLVVHPGAGNKDGTILNALLYRYKNINSIPRCGIVHRLDKNTSGLMIVAKTIISYVKLIELLKKRKIVREYQAIVKGKMITGGTVNMPIMRHPLKRTCMMTHPLGKKSITHYKIIYRFKFHTHIILKLETGRTHQIRTHMLHIRYPILGDPLYSGINYGLKNFKEDQNYLEKCCFFRQALHAHYIKFIHPITKNLMSWTIPLPQDMQDLLFYLSKRK is encoded by the coding sequence TTGAACAAAAAAGAACTAAATGCGGATGTACCTTACATTGGTTTATTTGGAAAAAGATTAGATCAAATTTTACCTAAACTCTTTATTCAATATTCACGTTCTTGCTTTAAAAAATGGATTCTTATGAAGAATGTTTATGTCAATGGAAAGGTAGAAAATCAACCGGATAAAAGAATGTTAGGTGGAGAAAAAATTACTATTTATCCTCTTTTTGAAAAAAATCTTATTCACTTACCCCAAAATATTTTTTTAAATATTGTTTATGAAGACGATAATATATTAATTATTAATAAACCAGCTGGTTTGGTTGTTCATCCAGGCGCCGGGAATAAAGATGGAACAATTTTAAATGCATTATTGTACCGTTATAAAAATATTAATTCTATCCCCCGTTGTGGTATTGTGCATCGTTTGGATAAAAATACAAGTGGATTAATGATTGTCGCAAAAACAATTATTTCATATGTTAAGTTAATAGAATTGTTAAAAAAAAGAAAAATTGTTAGAGAATATCAAGCTATTGTAAAAGGAAAAATGATTACAGGTGGCACTGTGAACATGCCTATAATGCGACACCCTCTTAAGAGAACATGTATGATGACACATCCATTAGGGAAAAAATCTATTACCCACTATAAGATAATTTATCGTTTTAAATTTCATACACATATCATTCTAAAATTAGAAACTGGTCGTACGCATCAAATTCGTACTCATATGTTACATATTAGATATCCTATATTAGGTGATCCGTTATATAGTGGTATTAATTATGGCTTAAAAAATTTTAAAGAAGATCAAAATTATCTTGAAAAATGTTGTTTTTTCCGTCAAGCACTTCATGCTCATTATATTAAATTTATTCATCCTATTACTAAAAACTTAATGAGTTGGACTATTCCCTTACCTCAGGATATGCAAGATCTTCTTTTTTATTTAAGTAAAAGAAAATAA
- a CDS encoding outer membrane protein assembly factor BamD, with the protein MKKKKNFIFIFMIFFLNFSVLSNNLKTNIFIENNYIYKKCKKELKENKFNKAIISLKKIENNNLTNINNDKIQINLIYAYYKIENFNMAEKNIQKFIKLYPNHPNIDYVFYIQSLINISLDKTIFYKFLPIQSYNSDPIYANKAFFQLKKFITHYPNSAYLINAKKDLFYLKKRLSEYDLKILKYYFFHEKYIAVINRGKEILQKYPETSAAINTLKYMEKSFFELKIFDTAKKISQIILLNKI; encoded by the coding sequence ATGAAGAAAAAGAAAAATTTTATATTTATTTTTATGATATTCTTTTTAAATTTTTCAGTATTATCTAATAATTTAAAAACCAACATTTTTATAGAAAATAATTATATATATAAAAAATGTAAAAAAGAATTAAAAGAAAACAAATTTAATAAAGCAATTATTAGTTTAAAAAAAATTGAAAATAATAATCTTACTAATATAAATAACGATAAAATTCAAATAAATTTAATTTATGCTTATTATAAGATTGAAAATTTTAATATGGCTGAAAAAAATATACAAAAATTTATTAAATTATATCCTAATCATCCAAATATAGACTATGTTTTTTACATACAAAGTCTAATCAATATATCTTTAGATAAAACAATATTTTATAAATTCTTGCCAATTCAAAGCTATAATAGTGATCCTATTTATGCAAATAAAGCATTTTTCCAACTTAAAAAATTTATTACTCATTATCCTAATAGTGCATATCTTATAAATGCAAAAAAAGATTTATTTTATTTAAAAAAACGTTTATCAGAATATGACTTAAAAATATTAAAATATTATTTTTTTCATGAAAAATATATTGCAGTTATCAATCGCGGAAAGGAAATACTTCAAAAATATCCAGAAACATCAGCTGCAATAAATACGCTTAAATATATGGAAAAATCTTTTTTTGAATTAAAAATTTTTGATACAGCAAAAAAAATATCTCAAATTATTTTATTAAATAAAATTTAA
- the alaS gene encoding alanine--tRNA ligase, whose product MKKTTNEIRKSFLNFFKKKGHVVIPSSSLIPKNDSTLLFTNAGMNQFKEYFLDQKKIFHPRIVTAQNCLRTGGKHNDLDNVGYTKRHHTFFEMLGNFSFNDYFKEEAIKYAWELLTSKKWFNINPYKLWISVYEYDEETYKIWRNIIQVPAKNIIKIGDKKNSQYDSENFWQMGETGPCGPCTEIFYKYHSKKLDDHEDFFENKNENFIELWNIVFIEFNRISKTKILSLKNKSIDTGMGLERISAVLQNVHSNYKIDIFQNLIKKIYKFANVRNVNNISLKIIADHIRSCAFLIAENIIPSNEHRGYVLRRIIRRAIRHGNKIGIKNHFFYKLVPDLIEVMGDSAEILKGQENKIKEVIKKEEIQFCQTLEKGLKILNIEINKSENKKMSGETAFYLYDTLGFPIELTSDICREKNIDIDFKGYNIAKEKQKNKSIQKNKFYKNYNENINIHDTCKFEGYKKYKIKSLIKHIFIKNSSVQIIQKGQKGTIFLEKTSFYPESGGQIGDIGEIYYKKSRFIVKQTKKFGDTIGHFGEIISGVMIINKFVYAKIDQIYRKNVQLNHSATHLLHSALREILGKNVIQKGSLVSNTHLRFDFSFSDNINLLKIQKIENTVNTQIRKNTIIKIKNLTLEEAKKKNAIALFDHKYKSLVRVVFVKDFSIELCGGTHVKRTGDIGLFKIISQSNISSGIKRIEAVTGQKAIEYLHIQDKKIKDISAILKSNNSNIKEKIEKIIKKVTYLEIKISELQQKENLHQIKKLIKNVKYINKVKILINIFQNYDQKSLRSIIEQLKKELKIAIIIFINKNRDNFTIIIGITKNLTHYVTAAEIMDIFIQKTGGKGGGKSTIAEGGSINIEKLPNFLIDIQSWIDKKLKK is encoded by the coding sequence ATGAAAAAAACAACAAATGAAATACGTAAAAGTTTTTTAAATTTTTTTAAAAAAAAAGGACATGTAGTAATTCCAAGTAGTTCTTTAATTCCCAAAAATGATTCTACATTGTTATTTACTAATGCAGGTATGAACCAATTTAAAGAATACTTTTTAGATCAAAAAAAAATATTTCATCCACGTATTGTTACTGCACAAAATTGTCTAAGAACTGGAGGTAAACATAATGATTTAGACAATGTAGGATATACAAAAAGACACCATACATTTTTTGAAATGTTAGGTAATTTTAGTTTTAATGATTACTTTAAAGAAGAAGCAATTAAATATGCTTGGGAATTACTAACATCAAAAAAATGGTTTAATATAAATCCGTATAAACTATGGATTTCAGTATATGAATACGATGAAGAAACATATAAAATATGGCGTAATATTATTCAAGTTCCTGCTAAAAATATTATAAAAATAGGAGATAAAAAAAATTCTCAATATGATTCTGAAAATTTTTGGCAAATGGGAGAGACTGGACCATGCGGTCCATGCACAGAAATATTTTATAAATACCATTCTAAAAAATTAGATGATCATGAGGATTTTTTTGAAAATAAAAATGAAAATTTTATAGAACTATGGAATATTGTTTTCATAGAATTTAATCGAATTTCTAAAACAAAAATACTTTCTTTAAAAAACAAATCAATAGATACAGGAATGGGTTTAGAAAGAATTTCTGCTGTATTGCAAAATGTGCATTCAAACTATAAAATTGATATTTTTCAAAATTTAATAAAAAAAATATATAAATTTGCGAATGTAAGAAATGTAAATAATATTTCTTTAAAAATAATAGCTGATCACATTAGATCTTGCGCTTTTCTTATTGCAGAAAATATCATTCCTTCTAATGAACATCGTGGATATGTTTTACGAAGAATTATTAGAAGAGCGATTAGACATGGTAATAAAATTGGAATAAAAAATCATTTTTTTTATAAATTAGTCCCTGATTTAATTGAAGTTATGGGAGATTCTGCTGAAATATTAAAAGGACAAGAAAATAAAATAAAAGAAGTGATCAAAAAAGAAGAAATACAATTTTGTCAAACATTAGAAAAAGGTTTAAAAATACTTAACATAGAAATAAATAAAAGCGAAAATAAAAAAATGTCAGGAGAAACTGCATTTTATCTCTATGATACATTAGGATTTCCTATTGAACTAACATCTGATATTTGTCGTGAAAAAAATATTGATATTGATTTTAAAGGCTATAACATAGCCAAGGAAAAACAAAAAAACAAATCTATTCAAAAAAATAAATTTTACAAAAATTACAATGAAAATATTAATATTCATGATACATGCAAATTTGAAGGTTATAAAAAATATAAAATAAAATCACTGATAAAACATATTTTCATAAAAAATTCATCAGTTCAGATCATTCAAAAAGGACAGAAAGGAACTATTTTTCTTGAAAAAACCTCTTTTTATCCCGAATCTGGTGGTCAAATAGGTGACATAGGTGAAATATATTATAAAAAATCTCGTTTTATAGTAAAACAAACAAAAAAATTTGGTGATACAATTGGACACTTTGGAGAAATAATTTCAGGTGTCATGATTATTAATAAATTTGTATATGCTAAAATTGATCAAATATATAGAAAAAATGTGCAATTAAATCATTCAGCAACACATCTACTTCATTCTGCATTGCGAGAAATATTAGGAAAAAATGTCATTCAAAAAGGTTCTTTAGTAAGTAATACACATTTACGCTTTGATTTTTCTTTTTCTGATAATATAAATTTATTAAAAATACAAAAAATTGAGAATACTGTTAACACACAAATTCGTAAAAATACAATAATTAAAATTAAAAATTTAACCCTAGAAGAAGCTAAAAAGAAAAATGCAATAGCTTTATTTGATCACAAGTATAAATCTCTTGTTCGAGTCGTATTCGTTAAAGATTTTTCCATAGAACTTTGTGGTGGTACTCATGTAAAAAGAACTGGAGATATTGGATTATTTAAAATTATATCACAATCAAATATATCTTCAGGTATTAAAAGAATTGAAGCTGTTACTGGACAAAAAGCAATTGAATATCTACATATTCAAGATAAAAAAATAAAAGATATATCTGCTATTTTAAAATCTAATAATTCCAACATAAAAGAAAAAATAGAAAAAATAATAAAAAAAGTTACATATTTAGAAATAAAAATATCAGAGTTACAACAAAAAGAAAACCTACATCAAATTAAAAAATTAATTAAAAATGTTAAATATATCAATAAAGTAAAAATATTAATTAATATTTTTCAAAATTACGATCAAAAATCACTAAGATCGATAATTGAACAATTAAAAAAAGAATTAAAAATTGCAATTATTATATTCATCAATAAAAATAGAGATAATTTTACTATTATTATCGGCATCACTAAAAATTTAACTCACTACGTAACCGCAGCAGAAATTATGGATATTTTTATTCAAAAAACAGGTGGGAAGGGAGGGGGAAAAAGTACAATTGCTGAAGGAGGAAGTATAAATATAGAAAAACTACCTAATTTTTTAATTGATATTCAATCATGGATTGATAAAAAATTAAAAAAATAG